TCCAAGGAGCACTTGAAGACAATCTCTATTGTTGGTGTTGGTGGCCTAGGCAAGACAACCCTCACCAAAGCAGTTTTCGAGAAGATCAAAGCCCAATTTGATTGTGCAGCTTTTGTCCCGGTGGGTCAGAACCCAGATATCAGGAAATTTTTCAAAGACCTACTCTATGGCCTCGACAAAGAGAAGTTCAAAGACATTCATAATACAACAAGAGATGAGAAACTACTCATGGAGGAAATCAGTGAATTCCTTCTGGATAAGAGGTATGCATCACATTGTCCTTGTCTTTGTTTTTATATTTCGAGAATGTGTGAAGTAGCCAGATACTGAATTTCATATCAATATCTTTTTTTGTTATATGTCTTTATATTTGTAGTGGTCCTTTTCTCTGGAAGCAAATTCTGTTTCTTCCTTTCTTGTGCATGCACCTTATCTTATTTTTACCAGTTATCTCTGCTGCATTTCTTTCTACATGCATGTCGTTAGTGGTTGAATAATTCATGTGGTTTGCTTAGTACGTTACCATTATGTTGTTACAGGATTCAGTTGTATATAAATTGACTTGCCCACTAATGATACAGTATAACTGGCATAGGTACCTCGTCGTAATTGATGATATATGGGAAGAAGAAATATGGAGATTTATAAATTGTGCTTTGTGTAAAAACAAACTCCACAGTCGGGTAATCACGACAACTCGTAATGTGAGTGTGTCTGAAGCATGTCTCTCTTCCAGCGATGACATGATTCACCAAATGAAACCTCTTTCTGATGAAGACTCACAGATACTCTTCCATAGAAGAATATTTCAAAGCGAGGAGAAATGTCCAGAAGATTTGCAAGCAGTATCAAGAGAGATATTGAAGAAATGTGGTGGAGTACCATTAGCCATCATTACAATAGCTAGCCTTCTAGTCAGTAACCAAAGGATAAAGCAGAAAGAAGAATGGATGCATGTGCACAGTTCGATGGGCCGTGGAGTTACAGAAGGTGGTATTGTGAAGGACATGAAGAGGATATTATCACTCAGCTATTATGATTTGCCATCCCATCTAAAGCCTTGTTTATTATATCTAAGCATCTTTCCTGAAGACTTTGAGATTAACAGAGATTTGCTGATATGGAGGTGGCTTGCTGAAGGGTTTATCCAATGTGACAAAGATGAAACCAGGCTGTTTGAGATCGGAAAGAGCTACTTCAACGAGCTTATGAACAGGAGCTTGATCCAGCCAGCGGAAACCAATTATGAAGGAACAGTAGTAACTTGCCGTATACATGATATGGTGCTTGACCTTATATGCTCGCTGTCAAGTGAGGAGAATTTTATCTCCATATTGGATAATGCTCAGTGGCATGCACCTAATCTGCAAAGGAAACTTCGCAGGCTATCACTTCATAATATCAAGGCAAAGTGTCGGAACCATCAGTTTGATAGCACTAGGCTGTCAAAAGTGAGGACCTTTGCTGTTTTTTCTCCTGTTACCTGTGATTGGTTGCCATCTCTCTCAAGCTTTCAATTTTTGCGTGTGCTGGATCTTGGAAATTGTGGCAGCCATGAAAGTAGCTCTGGCATCAGCCTCAAGTATGTAGGGAATTTAATTCACCTAAGGTACCTAGGGCTCAAGGATGCAGATGTTCGCGAACTCCCTGTGGACATAGGCAAGTTGCAGCTCTTGCAGACACTGGATATAGGAGGCACTATTATAGAAGAATTACCTTCAAGTGTTGTTCAGCTCAGAAATTTGATATGCCTACGTGTCAATTATAGGGTGAGGCTGCCAAAAGGAATGGGGAGCTTGATGTCCCTTGAAGTGCTGGAACAAGTAGGATTATCCTCATCTCCTCACATTGCGGAAGAGCTGAGCCATCTGACAGAGGTTATGACACTCAGTATTAACTGTGATAACATGGACGAGGATCTGATTGATATATTAATCAAGTCTCTAGGCAACCTGCACAAATTGCAAAATCTGCGTATTGATGATGGTGGCAGATTGATAAATCGCATGCGTGAAAGCTGGGTGCCCCCTCCAAACCTCCGTAGTTTTGATTCATGGAGCATCTTTTCTTCTTCGTCGTTCCTGAGACTTCCAAAGTGGGTTAATTCAAGGTCGCTTCCCCACCTCTCCCGCCTGGAAATAGATGTGGAAGAACTGCAAGGGGATGACATTCAGATCATTGGGATGCTGCCTGCTCTTCGGTTTCTGCGGCTGACTGCTGATCGCGTGATGGGAACGTTGGCTGTGAGGGCCGATGCATTCCCATCTGCGAGATGCTGCTGGTTCTACGGGTTTCCGACGCCGCCGTGCCTTTTTCCACCTGGAGCCATGCCAGGGGTTCGGCATCTTGAGTTCCAGGCCTCTGCAGCGTCGATCGCAAGTGGCGAGGTTGACTGCGGCCTGGGGCACCTCCCTTCTCTCGAGCATCTTGAGGTTTCTCTGTGGCGTGAGAATTCCAGCGATGAAGAGATGGAGACAGCCGATGCTTGGCTGAGGCGGGCAGCAGAAGCCCATCCAAAACGTCCCACCATGAAAATCTATCTGCCGGTAAGGTACGGATACTCATCTGAGCAACCATGAACTGTAATTTCATCAGTTGCTTTGAATGTTGTTCCAACATTCCGATAGGCAACAAACAATTCTCTGTGCCGTCGCCCGTCGCAGTCACCAACAATCACTGTACCACCGCAGCTCCCAATAAATGAAGGCTCATTCCCTCCAACGTATGTTCAGATTCTGGCCTTTGCTAGACGGAGGCCTCCGCATGATTGTTCATGACAAACTACTGTATTTGCTATTCTTTCTGCATATGCTTTCAGAAACTATTTGTCAAGACTCGTACAATAAATGGCTGCCTCTACGTTTATTTGATTGTTCACATACAGCATCGTTTTGTTTCTACTGGCTTATTAATTAAGAGTTGATTGAACTCATGCTGGCTTGTTTTGCTTTGCTTGGCACTTGCTTATTCAGTCAAGGCTCGTACAATGAAAGGCAGTTTGTTCAACTCCTGTTGTAGCTCCAGATTTGCTTCATCCTATTCGTTAAGCTTTCTCTTCTTGCTGCAACTCCTGCTTTCGAGCTCGTGAGAGATAGAGCCACAAACGCTCAGATGTTCATATTGTTCTTCATGCCTCAAGGTTACATACACAAGTGCAAAACTGATGGCTACATAAAACATAAGATAAATTATAAGTAGCATTTTGTATGCAAAAAGCCCACAAAAACAACCAACCACCGCTCACTCGCTCCTTTTTCGCATAACATCAACGCTGGCAATTATTGCCTCTCTTTCGGTTCCTGGAAAATATTTTCTTTCAAGATTATCAATTGGACTAAGAAAATCAATTCAACGGTAGATTATCAATTGGACTAGCAAAATCGATTGTCTGTAACTGACAACCAATCTAATGGTATAATTGAGCGAGCCGAGTAGTGGGTTGCTAACAGGATTCCCAAGCTGGAAATCTACAGAGAAATAGACTTACCATATCCTCACCAAGGAATGAGATCGAGAACTGCTACAAACTGCTTTAGCTTCCTCAGATATTCTTCACAGATGATTGCCTCGGCTTGTTGCAAGCAAATGTGATTAGGTTTGTGGCGATGGTGGATGATTACAACAATTGGTCTACTATTGTTGAGAGGTTCATACTAATATTGTTGAGAGATACTGCTGGAAATAACTGCTGCATAACTAGTGATTAAAACATAAGAAATCTACAGCAATTCTGTATTGCAAAAACCTTGGCGCCCACAGCAGCCAACCATATAACTCGCGCGCTCTCCCTCTCGTTTTTTCATTAGGCACATACTTCCCAGATAATCAAATTGAACTAATGAAATGAGTTATATATAAAAAAAATATCACTAGAAACTTCTAATGCATAACTCtaaaatacatctatatacatcgatatgtagtccatattgaaatctctagaaagactcatatttagaaacggaggaagTATTTCAATCGGACTGACAATCTAGAAATGCACAAGAGCCTTATAAACCCAGAGAATAGGGCCACAGCTTCAAACATTAACCACTAAATCATGGTCAGTCCGCGTTCAAACACAATAGTCCAATCACAGTCAGTCAGAGTTCATTAACCAGGACAACATTACATAATCCATAATCGACCACAATGTAAAAATCTCATGACGGCCACAGAAATTAGGCAGCCATCGTTCACGGACTATCGCATCTTACAGAAAATGCTGAAACATCTTTAAGCAGAAGGAAAAAAATTCCACATAAAACAACATACACAAGCACAAGAATCCATAGGCTACGCGGAAATTTGACCACCACAGCTCTTGTCATCTACCCTTAACACGCCATCTCCTTTTGATTCTCCGGGTGAGGCAATTATTTACAGCTAGCGACATTTTATGGCGGCAGGAGGACCGAAAACTTTCCATATGAATGAAGCCGATCAAAGGAACTCCAGCTACTGGTAATCAGGGTTGAACGTGATGCCCTCCTGGTGGATTAGATCCTTCATTTGTTCTTCCGACAACGCATGCTGCTCGAAGTCAAAGCTGAAGGGCATCGTGCAGACTGGCTCATCACTTATATCATGCAGCGATGCCAGGTAAGGATGCGCAAGTGCGCCTTCAACTGACCAAAAAATAAAGGAACAATCAGTAACTATCGATCAATAACTGACCGAAAAAGTAAAGGATGAATCTTGGAGATGGATATTTTCCAGTCAAAAATATGGATTGTCAACAATAGAAACACCACCCAACAGGTAACAATGATTACTTTAGCATTCCCACTTCAAACTAATGACCTTTGCATACCTACAGAGAGTATGGACACATTCCTACCCACTTGGGCTGTAAATCCAGCCCGGATGATCCATATATTTACCTGGGTGACCTTTCCAATTTAATTACTTTTTTTTCATTTGAATGGAGGAACTGATGTTAGCTCATGATATATAACACGAAACACTAGGATGGCATACCCAGATGAGATTCCAGTTACTAATAACAGATGGAGCAAGTTTTAAACTAAACTACTCATGATACCAAAAAATAAGACAGCTCTTTCTATCTTGCTGTTTGGAACATAAGATCGTCAGTCTTGAAGCAACAATAAATCCCAGCAGATGGATGCGGATGGTTAAATCACTACAACACATGCCAAAACTTGCCTGTTATTCTCTGTCTAGGATCGAAAGTCAGCATCTTTTCAACCAAGTCAATTGCTGAAGGGTGAACATGTGGAAACTTCTCAGATAATGATTGCCTTGCATGACGGGGAAGTTGGCGGATATATCTTCTTGCATTTTCATTTACAAAATCCAAATCGGCCTCATTTGGTGTTCCAATGAGCTGCAACGAGGAAATACCACAAGGGAATTAAAAATGAATTAATGTGCACCAGAAAAGTACTTATTATATATACCAGTCAAGTGCTTAAATACCTCTACTTCGAGAAAAAACTATGATCATACTAGATAGTACTCCGTATTATGCTAAAACAGGACCACACAACATGATTTAAATTAGATATAAAAGAAGTTCATAGAGCACTATCTAAACCTCCATTAGTAGACGTAGCTGATGGACATGGTCTCTTCCTGGAAACAACGGTTTCCGGTCCATCAGTTCCATAAATATACAGCCCACAGACCACACATCAATTGCTGCAGTGTATTCGGAGGAGTTCAACAAAAGCTCTGGTGCCCTGTACCATCTTGTCACAACATACTCGGTCATAAAATCAGTTTCTGAGGTGGTACGAGCAAGCCCAAAATCGCAAATTTTTAGGTCACAGTTTGCATTCAAAAGAAGATTGCTAGGCTTCAAGTCTCGGTGGAGAACATTTGCTGAATGTATGTACTTCAAGCCACGAAGGATCTGATAAAGGAAATACTGCACAAGGAACAATTACACAAAACATCCACATCAGATTAAGTACAATTTCTCAGAACAAGACAGAAGTTTGCGGATTGAAAAGAAACTAGAAAGAACAAGATCAATGGAAGAGAAACAGGTGACCACTCCAGAAAACCACTGATTTCTCATGTGAGATCTAGCGTCAATTCTTTATGCTAGAAACCCAAGTATGCACTGACAGTACAGGCATATTATAGCAAACAGTTTTTCCATGGAACTTTTCCACCAAGGATTATCCGATGGTATTTGCGGAAGTAGAACATGATTTAATATCAGCAAGACATGGTATTGTTAACAAAAGAGACCACTCTGATATATAGAAAGCTCTTCTATTTAGGAACCATCCCTTAGCAATGACGATGCATGGGTGTGTTTGACAAAGGATAGAAAAAAGAATTGCTAGCATTAAGTAGTATACTGATGTGTCAGCTCTCAAGCATGTACTATATGTGATGAACTTGTTCGACTGCTCCCTTTGTTCGACCAAATGTTCAGAGGGGTGCATTGAAAGTTTCTAATATGTTGTATCCTTTCTAAGAGGTGTAATACAGTAAGGTACTTATTCAATGATAGTATATTACAGTTCACCTATGTCGGTGTGCTAATCCAATTTCCATTGTATTACAGAGAAGCGAAACATCAACCAACAGTCATCAAATATATCCCCATAATTCCACCACTAAGGTCAATGTTTATACTATACACCAGGCAAACTTATTTAGAGCACGTAGTCCTAGACTAGCAAAGTAGCAAGATGATTCAGGACGACcagaaaaagaagaaaggccGAGAGGCTTTAGTTATTACTCATTAGCTCCCTGCTCCCAGAATACTAATATCTTACAGAAGTATGTACGAGCTGAGGCAAAAAAAAAATAATGAAACAGATAATTGACAGTATAATGTACTCAAGGAATCAGATGAAATGAGATACTAGAGACAAGAATTTCTATAGCCAAACAATAATATAATTAGATAAGCGAACTTATCCTACAAAGGGGGTATGAGAAGGTTTTACTTCTATATCGAAATAAATAATAAGTACCTGGCAGTGCTCCTCCGATAAAGCTTGATTTGAGCGAATAATTTGATGCAGATCGGTGTCCATCAATTCATATGCAATATAGACATCATTGAATGCAGTCCTTTGTGCAGGAGGTATAATATCCCTTATTGCAACAATCTGCATAAGAAATGCCCTCTTGTAAGAAACATATTTTGTAGCATTAATTCATACTTAGAAAAAAATCTTCCAAAAAGGCAATAACTATGGTTAGCAGCAACAGGGCCACATGCCTTAGATAATGTCTAGTTTTTACATCTTGCACAAAAAACTCATACACCAAGACAATACAATTTAACATATCTGTACTTTCTTTCGATGGCTTGAGTCAACTTTATATTTCATCTTGAATGCATATCAACTTTATATTTGACATATCTTGCATCTTGAATGAATTGAAATAGTCAATAGGTCATGGAAAGCTGAAGAACACATTACACATACACTTCATATAACTTATGTTTGCCATGGTTACAGCTGACAATCTGTACGTTCTTTCGATGGCTTGAGTCAACTTATATATTTCATCTTGATTGCATTGAAATGATCAACAAGTCGTGGAAAGCTGATGAACACATACACTTCACTTAACTATGTTGGCTACAGTTACAGCTGAACTAAGTTGCGTGGAaacttctactccctccgttccaaaatagatgacccaactttgtactaaagttatacaaagttgagtcatctattttggaacggagggagtaaactTCTACCAAGTTAACATTTCCATTTCAAACTTGTTTTTGGATAGTACAAACCCAACATTTGTTAGAGCTGAGATGCACCCAATGACATTTTGATGAGTTGTTGGCTTCTTTTTTAggttaaacatgtttttgaagaTATAATATTCTACAACAACAGCACAACAGAAGTAAATTGGCATCATATTATTAACACAATCATAGCAATATTTTATTATTTTTCACCAAAAAGAAAACAGTTATGATGTCCAGAAAATGAGGCAAATGAATAATCATTATTAAGAATCTGCAGCTGGTAGTACTTCTGACAGCATCATATGAAATATAATTCAAAGATGCCGGTGCTGGTGATGACAACctaatttatttaattattttgcTTGCTTGAAGAGTGAAGGGTGTAGCCTTTAGGGTGTAACCTTGCACATTTCCGGCTGCCTTTTGTAGCAGTGCAAATACCACAAATTTTACGCATTCAAAATTTAAAGCAGTAGAAGGCATAATACTTGGCATGGGAGTCAGAACAGAGCAATTCTGGAGCTTTCCATTTTCTATTTGTTGGTAGCCTCTGTTTTTATGTTGCATTGTGAACCATCTTCAAAACCCTTGTAACTAACTTGAACACAAGGCAGCACTATACCAGCTGCATATGTTCCCACATGACACATGAGCAGTATAGGAAGTTACCACTTCTTACTGCTTTAGAATGGATATGACCTGACGTTGCTGCTTCGAGCATGGATATGCCGAGTACAACCAAGGTCAGGGTATGTATGTATAAAATACAACAAACAAGATACAAGATACAAGTAGGTAGCTAGCATAGATGAAACAAGTGCATCACCCAAGTAGCTGCACTAAGCCGAATATTACTTGGTTTAGGAGGTAAACAACAGGCAATTTCTAGCTGCACATGTTCCCTGGTGAAAAAAATGCATTTGCAATTTTCCAGATGAGAGGGGAAATTTTGATGTGCATCGTACAATAATATGTGTACTAACAAAAACTAGTGCATAGGCATGCATTTTTGTACACATACTTTTGTACAGGACTACAGGTACATCTACAAAACTGTTTCTTTTTCCAAAAATTTGCAAATGTAATTCTCTGTGCTTTTGGGACctggagggggaacacaattcgTGTCAGCAAACAAAGAGGCTTTTCCCTTACATAAACTAAGGCTTCTAATATAGCTATTGGAATACAGGGTCTCCAAATCTTTATGGCTTTATTACATAGCTCATCCTTTTTGGGGGTTGACATGGAGAATAAGAGTGAATAAGACAGCATACAGTTACAGAAAGTTTTGGACATAAATAGCTGACAGGGAACCATATCACCAGCCATAGCTACTATAAAGGCAAATGTGCGTCGTTGCATTGTTTTCCTTTATGGTCAGGATGTTTTCTCCTGTGCTATGGTTTTATTACCAGGCCTTAAGCGCACTGAAAAGTCCAATTTGCTTCCTGGGAACGCATGACAATGCAATGTGGCCGTTGCTCTGTCCGTTCGTAAGGGTTAGCTATTGAATCGCCCACTGGTGCCACCAAACTACCCATTTCAGCTTTTGTCCTAGTCACCAAGCACCGTCTCAGACACCGCTTGTCAGGAATGCTCGTTCGCGCCATCAGAAGGAAAGAGAGAGAAAAGCGAAGTACAGGATCTTGTAAATGAAAACTTCCGCCTTTATAGTAGCTACAGCAGGTGATACGTTTACAGCTGACAGTGTATAAAGCACGTGTCGACAAGCATTTCCGTTATTAATCAGACCTTGCCTAATCCGACGTTTCACTACCAACGGTCATAATTGTCTGACGGTCAAACTCCCAAAGTTTGTCTATTCTAGTGTAGCACTAAATCTGAAACCCTAGCTTAAGTAGGATACTAGCCAAAAACCAATTTCACTCTGAAAACCTTCCACCAGAATACGCAATCTGCAAACGACAATGCTTGATGAGACAAAGAATAGAAAGCCAAAGGGTCCCATTCTCTTCATGCTCTTACTGCTAGCAGATTACTTGACATCACCTAAACTTCAAATCCACACATCTCAGAGCATATGCTGAGGTGTCCAAGGAAGGCTGTCAAGATACAATCCACCTCTAGTGTACTGCTAGCACGGCTATCTTCCCCAAAAAACATTTTTCCCCCTCAAATACGCGCCAAAACACGAGTCATTTCATATTACAAGAATAACACCAAAGCCTTTTAAAGAAGGCACATGAAAAGACCCAAGATGCCTAACTCAGATGTAGGTTCCTCCTATTACTTAGTTTAGTTATCACAGGACATTAgaaagatccaagtccaacatCCTAATAAGAACTCTCCAACAGTAGTAGCCCCCTAGCCTAGGAACTGCGCATTCACTTCCACCACACACCCACTGGATTCGGAGGAGCTAGTCAGCAAAAGGGACACAAGCAGATAGATTGGTCCTGAGGCAGCTTTTGACATCAGCAGAATCTAGCAGTAGGAGCGAGAGCATCTTATGTGCTGCTGCTCCAGGTGCACCGAGGAAGAACACAATGAATCGCATCCCAAAAGGTTGGTGGGTTCTTTAAAGGCTCGCCTACGATTGCTACTCCTGAAGCTCTCGCGCAGATGAGGAAGGAAAAGCCGGCCCCGGATTAGGTAGCCGGCCACGGAGCTGTCTGTCGGCGAACCCCAATCATTCGGCGGCTAAAACCTAACCGAGCCCATCCACCTGCCGTTCCATTCAATGCAACCAACCAGCACAACCACAAGGAGCATTCAAGGAGCATTCAACGAGAAAGGGGAAATGGAGGGAGGGGCGGATCGGGGACTGACATTCTCGTGGTCCATGTGGCGGAGCAGCTTGATCTCCCGCAGCGTGCGCTTGGCGTCGATCTTGTTGTCGAAGGCGTTGGCGATCTTCTTGATGGCCACCTGCTCCCCCGTCTCGGAGTTGAGCGCGGAGCTGCGCGCAGTCAGTCGGTCAGTCAGGCGGCCGGACCGGAGATGGAGGGGAAAGAAAGGAGAAGGGGAAAGGGGGGGTACCAGACGATGCCGTAGGCGCCCTTGCCGATGGGGAGGATGGGGGGCTTGTACTTGGCGGTGACCTCGAAGACGTTGCCGAAGATGTTGTACTGGATGAACCTCCCGCCGTGGGTGAGCGTGGCCTGGATGTTATCCATCGCGCCGCCCggcgccgtccccgccgccgccgcagcgccCGCACCGGCCTCCGCCATCTCCGAGTCCGGCGGCTGCGCCCCGCCGGCGTCCATCTCCGCCCGGATCGCGCGCgtggggaggggaggggaaaGCCCGTGCGGTGGATTTGGCTCGCGAGATTTGGTCGCTTTCCGCCTCTTGTTTGTTTAGGTGGTGTGGCAGCTCCccttctctctctccccccttcAGTTTCTGGGCTCGGGAAGTCGGGATGGGATGGGATGGGATGGGGCTGCCGTGCCGGCCTACGGGTGGGGGAGG
This sequence is a window from Aegilops tauschii subsp. strangulata cultivar AL8/78 chromosome 7, Aet v6.0, whole genome shotgun sequence. Protein-coding genes within it:
- the LOC109734995 gene encoding LOW QUALITY PROTEIN: disease resistance protein RGA5 (The sequence of the model RefSeq protein was modified relative to this genomic sequence to represent the inferred CDS: inserted 2 bases in 1 codon), with amino-acid sequence MEAAAGALSPVLRKLGELLAGEYNLEKRVKKGVQSLRTELEMMHAVLREVGKVPPDQLQEPVRIWAGKVRDLSCDMEDAVDDFLTRVGEGSGSKPTDMRSQVNKFLKKTTTLFGKGKALHQICDAIKEAQDLAKELAELRKKYELDMFSSTNGATIDPRVLALQKDVGELVGLDRTTDELIKTLICEDGSSKEHLKTISIVGVGGLGKTTLTKAVFEKIKAQFDCAAFVPVGQNPDIRKFFKDLLYGLDKEKFKDIHNTTRDEKLLMEEISEFLLDKRYLVVIDDIWEEEIWRFINCALCKNKLHSRVITTTRNVSVSEACLSSSDDMIHQMKPLSDEDSQILFHRRIFQSEEKCPEDLQAVSREILKKCGGVPLAIITIASLLVSNQRIKQKEEWMHVHSSMGRGVTEGGIVKDMKRILSLSYYDLPSHLKPCLLYLSIFPEDFEINRDLLIWRWLAEGFIQCDKDETRLFEIGKSYFNELMNRSLIQPAETNYEGTVVTCRIHDMVLDLICSLSSEENFISILDNAQWHAPNLQRKLRRLSLHNIKAKCRNHQFDSTRLSKVRTFAVFSPVTCDWLPSLSSFQFLRVLDLGNCGSHESSSGISLKYVGNLIHLRYLGLKDADVRELPVDIGKLQLLQTLDIGGTIIEELPSSVVQLRNLICLRVNYRVRLPKGMGSLMSLEVLEQVGLSSSPHIAEELSHLTEVMTLSINCDNMDEDLIDILIKSLGNLHKLQNLRIDDGGRLINRMRESWVPPPNLRSFDSWSIFSSSSFLRLPKWVNSRSLPHLSRLEIDVEELQGDDIQIIGMLPALRFLRLTADRVMGTLAVRADAFPSARCCWFYGFPTPPCLFPPGAMPGVRHLEFQASAASIASGEVDCGLGHLPSLEHLEVSLWRENSSDEEMETADAWLRRXQQKPIQNVPP
- the LOC109734987 gene encoding mitogen-activated protein kinase 1, with the translated sequence MDAGGAQPPDSEMAEAGAGAAAAAGTAPGGAMDNIQATLTHGGRFIQYNIFGNVFEVTAKYKPPILPIGKGAYGIVCSALNSETGEQVAIKKIANAFDNKIDAKRTLREIKLLRHMDHENIVAIRDIIPPAQRTAFNDVYIAYELMDTDLHQIIRSNQALSEEHCQYFLYQILRGLKYIHSANVLHRDLKPSNLLLNANCDLKICDFGLARTTSETDFMTEYVVTRWYRAPELLLNSSEYTAAIDVWSVGCIFMELMDRKPLFPGRDHVHQLRLLMELIGTPNEADLDFVNENARRYIRQLPRHARQSLSEKFPHVHPSAIDLVEKMLTFDPRQRITVEGALAHPYLASLHDISDEPVCTMPFSFDFEQHALSEEQMKDLIHQEGITFNPDYQ